From one Caldichromatium japonicum genomic stretch:
- a CDS encoding GldG family protein yields MIQRTRPYRLFLIRLERLLVDGLFVLLLLGCVIAAGWLTARHDRYWDLSQSQENRLSPESRRILERLDSPLRLTVFADPQSSLARRIGQFLERYLRERPDLSIRYLDPQRFPEQARAAEVELMGQILIEYRGRREALTEISEHALSAAIARLERPRQTWIAVITGHGERAIDGDASQDLKRFGRELEAMGLMARPLDLTKIGAVPDNARLVILTQPQRPLPQVEQMALIAFIERGGSLLWLMDPGEPVGLESLSKHLGLNVLPGSIIDTAARSLGFDVPTAAVIGPGQPLTEEFKGPAILPGALAFGLNTAPHWTLAGVLTTSPESWNELGSLQAPLSQDEVIGERLGPLPVILALSRRLVTGGEQRLVISGDGDFLSNAYFGRPDNRALALVLVRWLAAGEELPELPPPASATEPLILSEGQRALIGIGTLVVLPGLFALGGFGLRWWRVRRS; encoded by the coding sequence ATGATCCAGCGTACGCGCCCTTATCGTCTTTTTCTTATCAGGCTCGAACGGCTGCTGGTCGATGGACTCTTTGTGCTCCTGCTCTTGGGTTGTGTGATCGCCGCCGGTTGGTTGACAGCACGCCATGATCGATATTGGGATTTAAGCCAATCGCAGGAAAACCGACTAAGCCCTGAAAGTCGCCGGATTCTCGAGCGGCTCGATTCCCCGCTGCGCCTGACCGTCTTTGCCGATCCCCAATCGTCCCTCGCCCGGCGGATCGGCCAGTTTCTAGAACGTTATCTGCGTGAACGCCCAGACCTTTCGATCCGCTATCTTGATCCGCAGCGCTTTCCTGAGCAGGCCAGGGCTGCCGAGGTTGAGCTCATGGGTCAGATCCTCATCGAATATCGGGGGCGGCGCGAGGCGCTCACCGAGATCAGTGAACACGCGCTTTCGGCAGCTATCGCTCGCCTAGAGCGCCCGCGCCAAACCTGGATCGCTGTGATTACAGGACATGGCGAGCGGGCGATCGATGGCGACGCCAGTCAAGACCTGAAGCGCTTTGGGCGAGAATTGGAAGCTATGGGTCTCATGGCACGTCCCTTGGATCTCACGAAAATCGGGGCTGTTCCGGACAATGCACGCCTGGTCATCCTGACCCAGCCCCAAAGGCCGTTGCCCCAGGTCGAGCAAATGGCTTTGATAGCATTCATCGAGCGCGGCGGATCGCTCTTGTGGTTGATGGACCCAGGGGAGCCGGTTGGTCTGGAGTCGCTTAGCAAACACCTGGGCCTCAATGTTTTGCCTGGATCGATCATTGATACTGCTGCCCGATCCCTGGGGTTTGATGTGCCGACAGCGGCAGTAATCGGCCCGGGCCAACCGTTGACCGAGGAGTTCAAGGGGCCTGCCATCCTACCCGGCGCCTTGGCTTTTGGCCTAAACACTGCGCCTCACTGGACCCTGGCTGGCGTCTTGACCACGAGCCCTGAAAGCTGGAATGAACTGGGTTCTTTGCAGGCCCCGCTGAGTCAAGACGAGGTGATCGGCGAACGCCTCGGCCCTCTGCCGGTCATCCTTGCCCTCAGCCGCCGCCTGGTCACGGGGGGCGAACAGCGCCTGGTCATCAGCGGTGATGGCGACTTTCTATCCAACGCCTATTTTGGCCGTCCAGATAATCGGGCGCTTGCTCTAGTGCTCGTCCGTTGGCTAGCTGCTGGGGAGGAGCTGCCGGAGCTTCCCCCCCCAGCCTCAGCTACCGAGCCTCTTATCCTCAGCGAAGGCCAGCGTGCCTTGATCGGGATCGGCACCCTGGTGGTCTTACCCGGTCTATTTGCGCTAGGTGGGTTTGGTCTGCGCTGGTGGCGAGTGAGGCGGTCATGA
- a CDS encoding ABC transporter permease, translated as MILALTAREIRSSLLTPPWWVLLTSTQVALSWIFLQTIESFSQRGDEQRLASLTQELCLNLFGFAAVPVMFAAPILAMRMLSTEFRDGTYDLLAAAPLSPITILFGKFAALAILIAPLCLLPLANLPVLLGSIQLDWGQIAGATFGLWCAALFFCAVGLYASSRTDQPGASVLIAFAILVLFSIIGRAESLVAQDLSLFGWLSWNKHLFWFLLGTVRLSDLAYFGLFILFFLALAHRHLLNRQLG; from the coding sequence ATGATCTTGGCGCTCACCGCTCGTGAGATCCGTTCTAGTCTGCTTACACCGCCTTGGTGGGTCTTGCTGACCTCCACCCAGGTTGCTCTGTCTTGGATCTTTTTACAGACCATTGAATCATTCAGTCAGCGTGGAGATGAACAGCGGCTTGCCTCACTCACTCAGGAGTTATGTCTCAATCTATTTGGATTTGCTGCGGTCCCGGTGATGTTTGCTGCACCCATCCTGGCGATGCGAATGCTGAGTACTGAGTTTCGCGACGGGACCTATGATCTGCTCGCCGCTGCACCACTCTCCCCGATCACCATCCTCTTTGGCAAGTTCGCTGCCTTAGCGATCCTGATTGCACCCTTATGCCTCTTGCCTCTCGCCAATTTGCCAGTCCTGCTGGGCAGCATCCAGCTCGATTGGGGCCAGATTGCAGGGGCCACCTTTGGGCTGTGGTGCGCCGCCTTGTTCTTTTGTGCCGTTGGGCTTTATGCCTCCAGCCGGACCGACCAGCCAGGCGCATCAGTGTTGATCGCCTTTGCAATATTGGTCTTGTTTTCGATCATTGGGCGGGCCGAGTCGCTGGTAGCACAAGACCTCTCACTCTTTGGTTGGCTATCCTGGAACAAACATCTGTTTTGGTTTTTGCTTGGGACAGTGCGCTTGAGCGATCTGGCCTATTTCGGTTTGTTTATCTTGTTTTTCTTGGCCCTCGCCCACCGCCACTTGCTCAATCGACAGCTTGGATGA
- a CDS encoding ABC transporter ATP-binding protein: MTDLSCHFGGHPVLSGVNLELARGQVVGLLGPNGAGKTTFLRLLSGLLTPASGHIEVLGIDLNRRPLAAKRHIGYLPERTQLYPELRVDEYLTHCAHLHRIPRRAIPKAIAAAKARCGLSAHGRRLIAQLSKGYRQRLGLAQAIIHRPAILLLDEPTEGLDPFQMRALRALIRELAQESGVIFSTHLLPEAQAVCDRVLILYEGQVHLDTDLNTAPPDHVWRIRLGNPITVMELSAFAPVIGALSLGPNRFQVDLVPGATSADLARAILAAGLDLLELTPARSDLERVFFDLLGVEDRA, from the coding sequence GTGACCGATCTCAGTTGTCATTTCGGGGGACATCCGGTCTTGTCCGGGGTCAACCTTGAACTCGCCCGCGGCCAGGTAGTCGGTCTTCTAGGGCCCAATGGCGCGGGCAAGACCACTTTTCTGCGCTTGCTGAGTGGATTGCTGACCCCAGCAAGTGGGCACATCGAAGTTCTTGGGATCGACCTCAACCGCCGGCCCTTGGCCGCTAAAAGACACATCGGTTACCTACCCGAGCGCACGCAGCTCTATCCCGAGTTGCGGGTCGATGAATATCTGACCCATTGCGCACACCTGCATCGTATCCCTAGGCGCGCCATCCCCAAGGCCATTGCTGCGGCCAAGGCGCGCTGTGGCTTAAGCGCTCATGGCCGGCGGCTGATCGCTCAGCTCTCCAAGGGCTATCGCCAACGCCTCGGGCTGGCCCAGGCCATCATCCATCGCCCAGCAATCCTCTTACTTGACGAACCCACTGAGGGGCTCGACCCTTTCCAGATGCGCGCGCTACGCGCCCTGATCCGCGAGCTAGCCCAAGAATCGGGCGTCATCTTCTCAACCCACTTGTTACCAGAGGCACAAGCTGTCTGTGATCGAGTGCTGATCCTCTACGAAGGGCAGGTCCACCTGGACACCGATCTCAATACCGCCCCGCCCGATCATGTCTGGCGCATCCGCTTAGGCAACCCGATCACGGTGATGGAACTCAGTGCCTTCGCGCCGGTGATCGGTGCGCTCTCGCTTGGGCCGAATCGTTTTCAGGTCGATCTTGTGCCGGGTGCAACCTCAGCCGATCTGGCGCGCGCTATTCTCGCGGCAGGTCTGGATCTGCTTGAGCTCACGCCCGCGCGTTCTGACCTCGAGCGCGTCTTTTTTGACCTCCTCGGTGTGGAGGACCGCGCATGA
- a CDS encoding FeoC-like transcriptional regulator: MISELSIFLRAHRRAALKDLAHRFDADPEALRGMLELMERKGLVRRLPPGTTCAGCCQCDPAAIELYEWRE, from the coding sequence ATGATCAGCGAGCTTTCGATCTTTTTGCGCGCGCATCGCCGCGCAGCCCTCAAGGATCTTGCCCATCGTTTTGACGCCGACCCCGAGGCCCTGCGTGGGATGCTCGAGCTCATGGAACGCAAGGGTTTGGTGCGCAGGCTGCCGCCGGGGACGACCTGCGCCGGCTGCTGTCAATGCGACCCCGCAGCCATCGAGCTCTATGAGTGGCGGGAGTAG